From the Bacteroidota bacterium genome, one window contains:
- a CDS encoding OmpH family outer membrane protein, translated as MMKIKDYIILAIALCSISLGIWVKLTAPKVAYVRTAELVNGFDGMKEASEEYQKKAAEWQNNIDSLKRILQREIVIYSKDSLTYSKNERIEKLKGLNYLQQAYLEYSKIVAEKAEEEDQIMTQRVLNKVNSYIEQYGKENDYLIILGTNSSGNIMYGEKAADITPIVLENLNKNYRN; from the coding sequence ATGATGAAAATTAAAGATTATATAATTCTTGCAATTGCATTATGCAGTATTTCTTTAGGTATATGGGTGAAATTAACTGCACCCAAAGTTGCATATGTTCGGACTGCAGAATTAGTAAATGGTTTTGATGGAATGAAAGAGGCAAGTGAGGAATATCAAAAAAAAGCTGCTGAATGGCAAAATAACATTGATTCTTTAAAAAGAATTTTGCAAAGAGAAATTGTTATTTATTCAAAAGATTCATTGACATACTCAAAGAATGAAAGGATAGAGAAATTAAAAGGACTAAATTATTTACAACAAGCATATTTGGAATATTCAAAAATAGTTGCAGAAAAAGCGGAGGAGGAAGATCAAATAATGACCCAACGAGTATTGAATAAAGTGAACAGTTACATTGAACAATACGGGAAAGAAAATGATTACCTAATTATTTTAGGAACAAATTCCTCAGGAAATATAATGTATGGTGAAAAAGCCGCAGATATTACTCCCATAGTTTTAGAGAATTTAAATAAAAATTACAGAAATTGA